Within Flavobacteriales bacterium, the genomic segment AAGATCACGATCGATCAAAAGCCCGATCCAAATGAGGAAAACGGGATGATCTTGGACATTGCGATCGATAAGGGCGAGCGCGTGAAGATCCAGGAGATCGTGTTCCACGGAAACGATGAGGTAGAGGGCAAGAAACTGCGCGCTACGATGAAGAATACGAAGCAAAAGGGGATTATGCGCATTTTCAAGTCTTCGAAGTTTTTGGAGTACGAATACGACGAAGATCTCGACAAGATCATTGGCTACTACAATACACTGGGATATCGCGATGCCTATGTGGTGAAGGATTCACTGTACGCATACAACGACGAGTCGGTGATGTTGGAGATTTGGATCGACGAGGGTAATCGCTATTATTTCCGAAACATAACATGGCTCGGAAATACCAAGTATACGAACAGTGAGTTGGCCAAGGTGCTCGACATCGAGAAGGGAGATGTTTATGATCAGGCGCGATTGGAGAGCCGACTTTACGGCTCGGTGGACGGAAACGACATTACATCGATGTACATGGACGAAGGGCACTTGTTCTTCGATATTCGTCCGGTCGATATCTACGCCGATGCGGATTCCATCGACATCGAAATGCGTTTGCGCGAAGGGCAGCCGGCTCGGATCAATCGGGTATATGTGACGGGGAATACGCGAACGAACGATCACGTGATCATGCGTGAGATCCGCACGAAGCCCGGGCAGCTGTTTAGCAGAACGGACGTAATGCGTACTACGCGCGAGTTGGCGAACCTCGGTTATTTTGATCCGGAGCAAATTGTACCGACCCCAAAACCCGACCCTGAAACAGGTATGGTGGATATCGAGTACAACGTCGTAGAACGCTCAACGAGTCAGATCGAGCTTCAAGGAGGATGGGGCGCCGGTAGGGTCGTGGGAACTTTTGGCGTAACGTTCGACAACTTCAGTACCAAGCAGATGTTCGCTGAGAATGGCTGGAATCCGCTTCCACAGGGCGATGGACAGCGAATTAGCCTGCGGGCTCAGTCGAACGGACGTTTCTTCCAATCGTACAACGCCAGCTTTACGGAACCTTGGTTAGGGGGTAAAAAGCCGAACTCATTAACGGTATCTTTCTACCACTCCGTTCAGAATCCTACAGGTCGCCCCAAGGACGATCCGCTCCGCGAAGAACTTTCGATCACAGGTGTTGGTGTGGGTATCGGGCGACGTCTTAAATGGCCCGATGACTACTTTACCTTGTACACAGGGGTCAATCTTCAGCTATACAATCTATTCAACTACCGAAGCCTTACGAGTCTGGGGTATACCGACGGTCAGTCGTACAACCTCAATTTGAAGATCATCTTGGGACGGAGCAGTATCGATCAGCCGGTCTATCCACGCCGTGGATCCAATTTCTCGATCACCGCTCAGCTCACTCCTCCATTCTCCTTGTTGATCGACGAAGACTGGAGCACGGTGGATGCCGAAGTGAAGTACACGTTCATCGAATACCACAAGTGGAAGG encodes:
- the bamA gene encoding outer membrane protein assembly factor BamA, translated to MKGFWSRLFLVLITVLVTHRAAEAQTDINYATPRTYEIGGIELAGSRNLDKNVVVLLSGLNVGDRIDIPGDRITTAIEKLWDQKLFDEIAISVKDYVNDDAVILEIYLKELPRLSKFSFTGVKKSRIDDLRDLIKLNRGKVVNDNLVVNTENRLRKYNVEKGYLNAKITIDQKPDPNEENGMILDIAIDKGERVKIQEIVFHGNDEVEGKKLRATMKNTKQKGIMRIFKSSKFLEYEYDEDLDKIIGYYNTLGYRDAYVVKDSLYAYNDESVMLEIWIDEGNRYYFRNITWLGNTKYTNSELAKVLDIEKGDVYDQARLESRLYGSVDGNDITSMYMDEGHLFFDIRPVDIYADADSIDIEMRLREGQPARINRVYVTGNTRTNDHVIMREIRTKPGQLFSRTDVMRTTRELANLGYFDPEQIVPTPKPDPETGMVDIEYNVVERSTSQIELQGGWGAGRVVGTFGVTFDNFSTKQMFAENGWNPLPQGDGQRISLRAQSNGRFFQSYNASFTEPWLGGKKPNSLTVSFYHSVQNPTGRPKDDPLREELSITGVGVGIGRRLKWPDDYFTLYTGVNLQLYNLFNYRSLTSLGYTDGQSYNLNLKIILGRSSIDQPVYPRRGSNFSITAQLTPPFSLLIDEDWSTVDAEVKYTFIEYHKWKVDAAWYTRIIGDLVLKTQVQFGFLGQYNREWGYSPFERFYVGGDGLQGFVLDGREVIGLRGYPNNSVSPVSGGVIYDKFTAELRYPLTLNPNSTIYGLVFAEGGNAWGDFRNFKPFDIKRAMGLGVRIFMPMFGMLGVDFGYGYDPIRTNFGPASRWRTHFILGQQF